From Daucus carota subsp. sativus chromosome 6, DH1 v3.0, whole genome shotgun sequence, the proteins below share one genomic window:
- the LOC108192860 gene encoding uncharacterized protein LOC108192860, with translation MEGAKVPCGIRKVKKKQVKDDIDRIKQAEKKKRRLEKALATSAAIRSELEKKKQKKIEEQQRLDEEGAAIAEAVALQVLLGEDSDDSCKTMLKKNEGFKPWETAGEFDFFISGNRSVLPRQELGTHSFEGPDRIPDVYRSGCMWNEYNCNGWRVSSGSFTRDLKVPYIDEQGWESNDLSADVIAAQAVSSLRIAEESRADKFLFNEMLRG, from the coding sequence atgGAGGGTGCTAAAGTGCCATGCGGTATTAGAAAAGTCAAGAAGAAGCAAGTGAAGGATGACATAGATCGTATCAAACaagctgagaagaagaagaggcgCTTGGAAAAAGCTCTAGCTACTTCTGCAGCGATTCGTTCTGAACTtgaaaagaagaagcagaaaaagaTAGAAGAACAACAAAGGCTTGATGAGGAAGGGGCCGCAATTGCTGAAGCAGTTGCTCTGCAAGTCCTACTTGGTGAAGACTCGGACGATTCATGTAAAACCATGTTAAAGAAGAATGAAGGGTTTAAGCCTTGGGAAACTGCCGGCGAATTTGACTTTTTTATAAGTGGAAACAGATCAGTTCTTCCTCGTCAAGAACTCGGGACGCATTCATTTGAAGGACCTGATAGGATTCCAGATGTGTACAGATCTGGATGCATGTGGAATGAATACAACTGTAATGGGTGGAGAGTCTCATCTGGGTCTTTTACAAGAGATCTCAAAGTGCCATATATTGATGAGCAAGGTTGGGAGTCTAATGATCTCTCTGCAGATGTTATAGCTGCACAAGCTGTTTCGTCTCTCCGGATTGCAGAAGAATCACGCGCGGACAAGTTTCTGTTCAATGAAATGCTTAGAGGGTAA